From the genome of Brevinematales bacterium:
TTTATTCTTCGAGGTATAAATATTCTCAAGGTATTGCTTGCCGCCGCCCGCTTTATTGACAGGTATATATTCCGTAATATCGCGGTACGTAGTTTCAGGAGGGTTGACGGTGATGACGATTTGGAAGCATCTGTTCGCTATATATAACTTATACGGTTCAGTACTTTTTGGGTCTTTACTGCCCATATAGGCGAGCTCTTTCATCTGGTCGCCGGTTGCGAGATAGGAATAATGATGCCATGTATTCGCGCCATAGTATTTAACATACCCGCCGAAGTACGTTGCATACTTGATTTGATATGCTTTTACCGTGTCCGCGAAAAGGGGGAAGGAAATACACGCCGACAGAATCAGTCCGTACAGGATGGACTTCATTTACCCTCCCGCAAAATGATGATGCTGAAGATGATACGCTATATTGAAAAACCGCCCGATAAACGGGTGTGTTGACGAACTCATAATGTCATTGCGAGCTAATCCGTCAGGATTTGCGAAGCAATCTATTTGTTTATGATGTATATTCTTAAATAGACTGCTTCCTCCCTTTTATGGACTCGCAGTGACAGAAAAGAGTAAAAAACGACTTCGTCATCAAGCCCTAAATCCGGCGCGTCTACGCGGTTTCCGCCTCTCCGGCACTCTCTTTCAATATCGCGAGTATCTTTGCCGCGACATCCGCTCCGCCGGGCGTGCATTTCGAATGAGGCACTTTATCCTCGACTATCGCGTCGGCATACCCCGCGCATCCGGGATACCCGCATGCCCCGCAGTTATAGCCGGGCAACGCGTGCTGGATTTTCTCGATCCGTGGGTCGAGCTGGACATGGAATACCTTCGCGAATATCGCGATCATGATGCCCAGAAAAACGCTGATAATCAGCATGATTAATGTCGAATATAGGATTGTCATTACCGCCCCCTTAGCCCAATTTTACTATGCCGAGGAAACCGAACATCGCAAGCGACATCAGCCCGGCGGTGATAAACGCTATCGGCAGATCCTTGAACGCCTTCGGCACCTCCGCCGTATCGAGCCGTTCGCGTACCCCGGACATCATCACGAGCGCGAGAGTAAAACCGATCCCCGCGGCGAACGCGAACACGAGACTTTGCAGGTAATCGAAGTTCTTCTGGAGCACGAGGAACGCCGAGCCGAGAATCGCGCAGTTCGTGGTGATGAGCGGGAGATAGATACCCAGCGCCTTATAGAGGCCTTTGCTCAG
Proteins encoded in this window:
- a CDS encoding RnfABCDGE type electron transport complex subunit B, with amino-acid sequence MTILYSTLIMLIISVFLGIMIAIFAKVFHVQLDPRIEKIQHALPGYNCGACGYPGCAGYADAIVEDKVPHSKCTPGGADVAAKILAILKESAGEAETA
- a CDS encoding RnfABCDGE type electron transport complex subunit A, which translates into the protein MNELFVIVISAIFVNNFILSQFLGLCPFFGVSKKMDSAIGMGFAVTFVLVMSIMIIYPINLYILAPLGLDKFLQISVFILVIAAFVQLVEIVLKKLSKGLYKALGIYLPLITTNCAILGSAFLVLQKNFDYLQSLVFAFAAGIGFTLALVMMSGVRERLDTAEVPKAFKDLPIAFITAGLMSLAMFGFLGIVKLG